The genomic region GGGAGAAAAATAGTTAGTAAGCCAGCATGAAAGTTTAGCtaaattaatgaatgaatggtaGAAATAACTAGCCAAAAGTAATGACTAAACAGTTAAAAGGATTAGGGAAAAGTAATGGAGCACTTAAAATAgctaaaagtttaaaaagttagCTAACGATTGAAATAGTTGGCTAACGGTTggaatagttagctaaaacggatggataaatggttgaaactTTCAGCTTCTCTCCAAGTAGTAGTAGCCTAGGAGGTTAGTAGTAGTTCAAATTGACAGTTCAATTGCATAAAATACACTAAAATACTaaacaatatccacttttatataatgaatagtgttatttatttgaacatacagtacattgggAATCGATGAAGggttcatctgacagggctgtggggggacctcagaccaaaaaggttggaaaCCACTGGTTTAAACTGCAAAGTATCCTATTTTATGAGTTACCTTTGTGTGTAAAATCAAGTATAACTACAGCTATCAGATAAAGTATCAGACAAAGATAGCGGAGTAAAAAGTAAACACTTTTCTGTATGAGACTCTTTTGCTCCAAGCTGCAAgaaattattgttattttgtgtAGATGCTGCTTGTATCTCTTTATTTATACACTGATTCACTGTGTAATCTAAAGCATATGCAAGGAAATGAATTGGGATTGATGCCGTCTGTGACACAGGGATTCGGATGCTGGATGGCGATGTGACTGATTTGGTAGAGGCCATGTCCCTGGGAATCCGACCAGACTACATTGACATCTACAGTGCCAGCTGGGGCCCAAAAGACGATGGCAAGACGGTGGATGGCCCAGGGCCCCTAACTAAACAGGCTTTTGAACAAGGCATCAACAAGGTTTGAACAgtccatccatctttgtccgcatatccggtatcgggtcgcggggggagcagctccagcaggggaccccaaacttccctttcctgagccacattaaccagctccgactgggggatcccgaggcgttcccaggccaggttggagatataatccctccacctagtcctgggtcttccccgaggcctcctcccagctggacgtgcctggaacacctccctagggaggcgcccagggggcatccttaccagatgcccgaaccacctcaactggctcctttcgacgcgaaggagaaGCGGCTCTACTTCgagctcctcacagatgactgtgcttctcaccctatctctaagggagacaccagccaccctcctgaggaaacccatttcggccgcttgtaccctggatcttgttctttcggtcatgacccagccttcatgaccataggtgagggtaggaacgaaaactgaccggtagattgagagctttgccttctggctcagctctcttttcgtcacaatggtgcgataaattcaatgtaataccgcacccgctgcgccgattctacgaccaatctcccgctccattgtcccctcactcgcgaacaagaccccaaggtatttaaactccttcacttggggtaaggactcattccctacctggagaaggcactccatcggtttcctgctgagaaccatggcctcagatttagaggtgctgatcctcatcccagccacttcacactcggctgcgaaccgatccagtgagtgctgaaggtcataggccgatgatgccatcaggaccacatcatctgcaaaaagcagcgatgagatccccagcccaccgaactgcatgtccataaatactacaagcaggattggtgacaaagcgcagccctggcggaggccaaccctcacctgaaacgagtccgacttactgccgagaacccggacacagctctcgctttggtcatacagagattggatgggacccactcaccccatactcccgcagcacctcccacagtatctccagatccacaaagcaaaTGTAGACCGGTCGGGCATAcccccaggctccctccaggatccttgcgagagtggaGATCTGATCCGTTGTTCCATGACCAGGACGGAAtgcgcattgttcctcttcaacccgaggttcgactatctgccgaaccctcctttccagcaccttggagtagactttaccggggaggctgagaagtgtgatacccctgtaattggcacacaccctctggtcccactttttgaacaggggaaccaccaccccggtctgccactccttaggcaccgtcacAGACTTCCacacaatgttgaagaggcgtgtcaaccaagtagacccctccacacccagagctttaagcatttctggacggatctcatcaatccctggggctttgccactgtggatttgtttaactacctcagcgacttccaccaaggaaattgacgacaatcccccatcatcctccagctctgcctctaccatagtgGGCGTATTAgctggatttaggagttcctcaaagtgctccttccaccgccctattacctcctcagttgaggtcaacagcgtcccatccttactgtacacagcttggatggttccccgcttccccctcctgaggtggcgaacggttttccagaagcagaagtccttctccatgtcttctccgaacttctcccacacccgctgctttgcctctttaacggcagaggctgcagcccttcgggcccttcggtaccttgcaactgcctccggagtcttctgggataacatatcccagaaagacttcttcagtcggacggctgtTGGACGAGTGTCAAAAACATacagcctcagatcagatgaaacaattataaaatcaaTCATTGACCTTCGGCCTAGGGTGTTCTGGTACcaggtacacttatgagcatccctatgttcgaacatggtgtttgttatagacaatccatgactagcacagaagtccaacaacagacaaccactctggtttagatcagggaggccgttcctcccaatcacgcctctccatgtatctccatcattgcccacatgcgcgttgaagtcccccagcagaactatggagtcccccactggagccccatacaggactcctttcaaggtctccaagaaggccgaatactccgaactcttgtttggtgcatatgcacaaacaacagtcagagttttcccccccacaacccgcaggcgtttGAACAGTCACAAAGAAAAACCAGAATGTCTCTGAGCAGACTTACGCACGTATGATTGGTGTTTGAGTGGAATCACAGTAACACATCACTGTGTGTCACACAGGGCCGCAAAGGCTTGGGGTCCATTTTTGTCTGGGCGTCAGGTAACGGGGGTCGCCAGGGTGATCATTGCTCATGTGACGGTTACACGAGCAGTATCTACACCATCTCCATCTCCAGCACCACAGAGAATGGAAACAAGCCCTGGTACCTGGAGGTGTGCAGCTCCATCATAGCCACAACTTACAGCAGTGGAGAGTTTAACGAGAGGAAGATTGTAAGTACTGCGTCAATTTCAATTCCAGTTCCAGTGGtgattgttgtgtgtgtgtgtgtgttgatgtgtgtgtctgtgtctgtgtgtgtgtgtgtctgtgtgtgacttaTATGTTTTATTTGCTGCCCACCAGGGGTGCCAGTGGAACGGACTGGAGGGAACTGTGCATTATAGGGTGCTTGGGGTGAAGGTGtctatgtttactgtatgtgtatgtatatttgtGAGGCCCTTTacagactgtgaaaacaaatatccccagtggacaataaagactatctatctatcttcatCAACTGTAGCTCAGACAGTTAGAcacattcataattcatgtGACATTTCCAAACAAATTGGTTACCCCCGTAGCATATAACTGTTGAATGTCTGTAAGCTGCTAACATTGAAATTTGAAAATTGATTGAAACTTTCTGGTACAGGATATAAAATCCTCCAGACTCAGACACTgtgtacaacaaaacaataacaaaaatgatataaataaatttgaaaGCACACTAATTTCATAAATCATATTCATTTCGATTCAAAATTACTTACATAAATTACAAACCAGCTTTATAATTATACATGACATCTTTTGACAAACAAAATGTATCCAACCTATTCTTGAAAGAGTTAACTGAAGGGGAACGCACAGCTTATTAACCTCAATCATGTCTCCTCTGTATCTTCTGTATACAACAGTCCAAGAAAAGAACTTAATTTTCTCAATCTCTCTTCGTATGACATATGTTTCGTTCCTGGAATTAATTTAGTAGCTCCTCTCTTTGGCTTAACTAGAGCCGTTTTCACATATGAACTCTGGACAATGTCCGAGGAATTATGTCTATGTATATGACATAGTCCGGAGTTTCCCTTTAACACATGTGGCACATAACTTGAGATTGTCCATGTCAGATGCGTTCTCACCTACTGTAAATGCTCTTTTTGGTTTGGACAAGGGTTGTTGCTGGGTAGAGAGTGCAGCAGACAGGACACGATAACACCGTCACCGAGCCGGTTTGTAATTTGGTCAGAGACAAGCGAGTCTCTTGCTGTTTCTTGAACTTGTGTGATGGTTTCCTGAATATCTTCTTCTCTCCAGTTAGACCTTTTCATTGCTGTCTTCATGTAAATCACCCTTCTtgctccaccaaaacaagttctttcctgagactattttgtaGAGCCACCTtcactgcgtctggagcttagcgacaattgtgattggtttaaagaaatgctaactgtgtgtgtgtgtgtgtgtgtgtgtgtgtgtgtgtgtgtgtgtgtttgtgtttgtgtttgtgaatacaaaaataaagaaagatgaCCAAGTGAAGAGACATAATGAGTTAtgttcacaacacacacacacacacacacacacacacacacacacacacacacacacacacacacacacacacacacacacacacacacacacacaaaaggtaGTAGTTATGCTGCTGTTAACAACAAACTGTGAGAATCTGTCTGTCTTGGCTGTGGCTGCAAGCCATCTCTCTATGTGGTCTGTGAGCCGGCTGGCTCACAGACCACATAGAGAGACTTTGTTCCTCAGTGTAAATATTATGCTTTGGTTTGTGTtaaactagtctcgctttgccagaccctcctccaaagcacgttgaaagagggtctggctactccacatagcattcggggatgggaggaaaacatgctctggtttaatggcatttctttaaaccaatcagaatcaccatgggcggtgctaaactctgcacagagccgctgcaaaatagttgtgcgagagaaaactcagattggacagatagtctagctagctgtctggatttaccctgcagagatctgaggagcagtcaacaatagtcttcattaatccaccaaatttaaaattccaacacaaagaaagcggaaggaaaggaaaaaatacatgcatccagtggaatttcctgcagcaccagagcaatcccgcaagtggaacgcaaaggatatagactagtgtaaAACCAACCAGAGTGACGAGAGAACCAGCTCCTCAGTGCAGTGTGTAAGGTGGAGGCCAGTCAAACAGCATAGTTAGTCAGCTTGTGGAGCAATGGCCGTTCTAAGGGGGGGCAAGGGGGAGCCAGTGCCCCTGTAATATTAGACCAGACCCCTCTCTGGCCTGACCTCTGTTTAAAAGCTATAGTGAAGTTATTGGTATCATATGAAAAAAACTTTCAGCTTTTCTATTCTATCACAGTTGGGGCAATGGCATCCAgaacatttgtatttttaaaactgAAATTATCTACAAGATCATTGACTGAGACCCAAGACAGAGCAGGTTTGGAAGAGAAAGTCTGAACAAGCAATTCAATGTTTtttcagtgatataccgttttgTGATTACCTCTGTTTGAATGCACCTATAGGCTGATCAGCATGCTGTCAAATTAAGGACTCTCAGTAAACATCAATACATTAATAATACTTTGTAGAAGGAAATTCATACAAAATCAGATCTttaaacaattcaattcaattcaatcttatttagtgtcaaatcacaacaggagttatctcaggacactttacagatagagtaggtctagaccactctataatttacaaagacccatcaatttcccacgagcaagcatttggtgcgacaggggtgaggaaaaacttccttttagggagaaaccttggacagacccaggctctagGTGGCTCTAGGCTCTAGGTGCCGTTGTCTgtttgggacacagagacactgatacagatatacatgaTATGATTCATAACagttatagcagttggtatgatgcaCCGTGGcacttatagtaacaataaagataatcaaactatgactagaaataataataataataataaacagtgCATATAATGGGAACTATACTTTGTTTGTGCTGCGTTGCAGGTAACCACTGACCTGCGGCACCGCTGCACTGACGGTCATACTGGCACTTCTGTCTCTGCTCCCATTGTGGCCGGAATCATAGCTCTCGCTCTGGAGGCCAAGTCAGTCAAGTTTTCTGTTTACTGTCACAATCATCTCATTACCATGTTCTCTCCATCACCATCTGTCTTCTGTCCTTCCTTAATGTCTGTTTAGGTCTTCTGCTGACATCTGAACTGTGTGTGCTGTGCCAAGACACTCTTATCTAGAAACTACAGCTAAAAATATCATTCCCCTGAGTACATTTtagtttcattttttgttttcaggATGTTTCCCCGATTTCTCTGTGAACTTTCAGAGCTTCTGTCCTGATTGGTACTTCATGTTCCTTTTATCCTTAGACACTCCTTAATAAACATTAAGTGTCAATGTTATTGTGATGCTCAGACTCCTCAAGGGAAAATAATGTTGCCGTTATATTTTCCATTGTGTGTGATGAAATCCACCTACAAGCATGAACTGTGACTTTAGTTTCTGTGACTCTGGGGTCAAAGTTAAATTAAGTTGAGCGCAATTTTTCGACCATTCGACCGCAGCACTCTCTCTCCTTTAGTCTGTCTCTCAAGACCCCCCTATCCTGTCTGTGACACTCAGCTCCAAGCTCATTGGTTCCTctatgtaaatctttaaaaaaacggCTCAGTAAAATGCTCAATTGTTTCTTAAAACTGCAGCTCTCTGTGAAACAGATGaataagatatatcaggctttggatacacacaatacttgttagtGGTTTTCGTGGGATTCGATAAcaataagaaaaacataaaatatcacCAATCCTTTTAGCTTTAGGTTTGCTTTTACACCTGAGCTGTTTTGGTCCATTATGTCCATGTTTGGGCTGGTGTGAAACTCATCCGAACTCTGGTGCGGATCAAAGAAATGAACTCTGGTCCGCTTGAAAACGGGGGTCTCGGTTCTCTTCCAAGTGAACTAGAGTTCGGTTCACTTCAGGTGAAAAAGCGATCCggcccaaatacaggaagtgaaccagaagcagagcatttactagcctgcagtTTCAACTTTGAACACAATTTACGGACTTCTATATGATTTAcgggatgataactttcagatccataagctgttctgagcacacatcatcagtctgtgtgacatcatcatctctctctctctctccttcacttactgtctgtcagctgcttaTTGTTcaccttcttctaaaatattagaaacactgaagcagaaccagaaaacccaagacgttaAAATTTTgttgttgctccattatttctgagaccataAGTATCGGTGAGTTTCACTCAGATATTGTCCAATAAACAAGCAACCGTGTGAcatttgtttacaatgtttggCACGTTTGACAAAGTGAATGCTAAccaaaccaaatgaaaaatgcaacaatgttgcaacctAACCCCCGAATCGCACAGAGTCTACCGAACTATTAGGTGTGAAAGTGCCCTTACTTAACAATGAATGGTGTCTTGCCTCttgttgtatttttgtatctccATGTGTGAATGTACTGTAAAGGCTGAAGTTGACCAATGGAACAGTCTGCCAAAAACACGGGGCATTTCTTCAAACTAAAGAAGTTGAATTGACTTGTCATAACAATGAAACAAAGCTAAAGCTCATGAGTGGCTCTGTCTGGCCAGTGGAGATGAACAGTGTCTTTGGTTTCTGCAGCCTTCTGCTGACATGGAGGGATGTGCAACATCTTCTGGTGAAGACATCCAGACCAGTCCACCTGAAAGCTGATGACTGGAAGACCAATGCTGCAGGATTCAGAGGCACACTGCATTCTACTTCTTATACTTGCACAGTACATTGACTGTTTTATACTCGAAACATTTGACAACACTGTAGCCTCGGACTAAGATAATTCTAAAAGGCATCAGCATAATCCTTCCTTACGTTATCTTTTCTCCCAGTCAGCCATTTGTATGGCTTTGGCCTGGTGGATGCAGAGGCCATGGTGCTGGAGGCCATGAAGTGGAGGACTGTTCCTGCTCAGCACACCTGCAGTCACACGCCCGAGCGACGCACCAGGTGAGGGAAACTGCAGACAGGTAGCTGACCGCAAACCTGCTGCAGAAATGAAACTGCAATTCTTACAGTTATCATGTAATTGCATAATGCTTATACTGACGGCTGTCCCAGGCACATCCATGCTGGCCAACATCTGAACTGCAGCATTAGCACTTCTGGGTGCTCAGAAGAGCCTGAGCAGCATGTGGCTTACCTGGAGCACGTGGTGGTCAAGGTCTTGATTGTCCACCCACGGCGAGGGGACCTGGAGATCAACCTGATCTCTCCGTCTGGGACCAGGTCACAGCTACTAGCCAACAGGTGAGAGCTACACTCTGCACACCACTCGGCTTCATCTGCAAAGGTTCTCACAGTTTTCACTATGTTCTGCCGTTCCTGTTGAAAATAGTTCACAGTGAGGTCTGTGAATCTAAATATAAATCGAGgaatctctgtgcgtgtgtgtgtgtgtgtgtgtgtgtgtgtgtgtgtgtgtgtgtgtccgcatGAGCAGTACAGCAGCGGGGGCTGGGACTTGCTACATCCCTACAAGGCTCATTGATTGCGGTTCACCGGCTAGCCAAAAAGTGATCATCCGCCAAAAACTGATTGCTGTCTACCCTACATGcaaatgatgaaaataatcgtaCACAAGCACATAAAGATGGACGCCCCGGCTCTTGGGCTCTCCAGCACGTTATTTTGTTGCCGGCAGTAACTACTGGCGCAAATTTCTCTGGCCGTTCTGCACGCTGTAGCGGCTTCCTCAGCAGCTTCCACCGCCCAGGCCACATCGCTCCCAGGATGTGTGACGCCGGTTTATTATCATCACTCCACAATCTCTGAGCATGGTGTGTGCTTGCAGGTCATGATGAGGCATGTTCCAAATAGACTCTGTAATCACCTAAATACtactaacaacaacaacaatgaaacAGTAAAgattttaaatctttaaatctgGGAAGCATTCTTCAAATAAAAAGGCTGACCAAGAATTAAattcatatcacacacacactatgtatacacacacacacacacacacacacacacacacacacacacacacacacacacacacatagctgtggggctttgtgtgtgtgagagacaggcACATATCCCTctattttgtcttttctttctgcCCAGCTTTCCCTTGTGGGACCTTCATCCTCTTTGTTGATATTCACAGAGCACTATTTGTTGTCGGTACTCTTCATAATTTGCCTGGGGAAGCCACTAAGTCATCAGTATTCACTGTTCTGGGAGTGCAGTGATAAATCAGTGGAGGTCTCTTTAAAGTCTCAACAAGTTTGAAGCCTGAAGCGCTTGGAGTGTCTATGATTAAAgcactatatacatataattaattattattattatcaagtTGAAAACAAAGTGAAACAAACTTGAAAACAAAGTCTGTGATAAATGGTCAGAAAAAGGCTGTGTATTATGTATTCATTATTATACTTAAATTATGTGTAAGTATGGTCGATGcactagcagctctgtgaggtttagctttgagctaaatgctaacagcGTTGCCAACTCTCAAACTTTTGGCATGCTGTGCTGCTTGATAATGTATAGTATATTGATACTATACATTATCAAGCAGCTGCCAGTGCATTTTGTGCAATTTCATATCATATTCTGATTTGATTCCTGGGTGCGTAAATGTGGGATGGCACAGTCACATTGAAAGATTTAAGGTCTAAATTTCTGACGCTCACAGAATTTTAGGTCGAATTTTAGATCGCCAAAGCTCTAAACTGGCCAAAGATTTCATCACATGTAAATACTACAGTGCAAAGGGCCCTTAAGGGGTAATTTAAACCATTAACATAGAGCTTTTATCTTCTCAActttgaaaaaaggaaaatcccGCACACTGCTCTTGCTGCAGCATCACCATTTAGGAAAAACTGGGCACTCTTGAGGAAGGTCCAGAGGGACCGGAACagtagtttttctttttataaatgGTGATGCTGCGGCAAGACCAGTGTGTgggattttccttttttcgaagtttgtgATATATTtccaacacacatgcacaatagAATTGTTGGATGTGCGAATTTTTCTGTCAAAACTTCTTCTTAACTTCACCTTGCTCGCGTTTCATTTCCCCTCACTGTTATGCTCACAGGTTGTTTGACAGTTCCAATGAGGGCTTCAGGAACTGGGAGTTCATGACAGTTCATTTCTGGGGCGAGAGGGCAGAGGGCACATGGACTCTGGAGATTGTTGACTCACTATCAAAGCTTCGCAACCCTGAGGTGCTGGGTGAGGTCCAACAGCACAATCAGCACACTCAGGCATTAGATGTCCCATTACAGTTAATGTTGGTGTCCTTATCCAGAGCAACctaatattattattgttacttGGCACAGGAAATCTGAAAGAATGGACACTGGTCCTTCATGGCACATCTCAGAACCCTTACCAGCCCAGCAGTGCTCAGCACTCTGGTTCAAGGATGGTGGAGATCCCAGCCTTGGAGGAGATCCTGGAGGAGCCCGAGctggaggaggaagacgagTACGATGGTGAGAGATTTAAAGAAGTCACATTTCGTTACATATGTGCCTACACATTGTGTCAATGACAATAATATTAAATTGAATTGTTcctaactttacatctaaactGAAATAACAAGATATAATATTGCAGTTGTggtgttaataaaaaaaaagatcaaatctATTAAAGCTAGTGTGCAACTAtttaactctcgccaaaatgcaaccttaaactttcgtttaaaagcatatttaggacggaatcgccacttttaagatttaccatattttcgtttttcggtcaaatggccttttgaatgggagtcctagggcgtaaacaacaactgctaacgtgagttgttcaaaacctttctttttagtaaactctgggtacacaaacaatgttatcaatgctttcgttaaggtgtagagcccctggtgatacttcaagcaaagtttcatgttgtgtcgagccttcttagtgttttaaaaatagctattttgaggctagcataaaagtgcccctagcactcccattcaaaaggcaatttgaccaaaaaacgaaaatatggtaaatcttaaaagtggcgattccgtcctaaatatgcttttaaacgaaagtttgactcgggtacattcacaaaaagaccctaggttgaattttggcgagagttacgctttaaaggtgacctattatatagcatttttaggttcatacttgtgttatgtgtttgtactagaacatgtttacatgctttaatgttcaaaaacactttatatttctcatactgcccatggctgctgctcctgtattcaccctctgtctgagacgctctgttggagcgcctgtctctttaagcccccctcccgaaaaagcccagtctgctctgattggtcaacccGTTTCCACATCTCCGGGTCTCCTGGAATCTCCGCTGTTGCTGCACTTTAGTAATGGGACAACCGCCTCTTTTATGCAAGTCGGTTCGACCGGACGGTCGTTGGTTGGCCTACCGAGTTAATAGATCCGGTCACCGGTTTGCGTGCCCGCAGCGGAGGGGGgggtaatgtagcctatgaatgCAAGATGCACGAgacataaaggcttctgggatcggttgataactcaaacttgccgagaacctatCACCCATTTGATTACATAGACTCATGCATTAGGCACGgttacggtctcgttcagtagcctggtgcgcggtctcctcatgacagcctacctaccatgtaacaaacatttaacttaacataactaccaagataacatgacgtgtatttgtatgcGATATCCATcggtaatgtagcctatgaatttctatgtacacaatcatctaagatgcaggagaaataaaggcttctgggatcggttgataactcaaaatTGCAGAGAACCTAGATACCCATTTGATTACATAGACTCGAGTGGttgcacggttacattcggtctcgttcagtagcctggtgtgcggtctcctcgtgacagcctacctaccatgc from Sander lucioperca isolate FBNREF2018 chromosome 3, SLUC_FBN_1.2, whole genome shotgun sequence harbors:
- the LOC116045202 gene encoding proprotein convertase subtilisin/kexin type 6-like isoform X2 → MAFFLLLIIVTVLRIESVAPGPGNVYTNHWAVRIPGGRGQADRIAAKYGYINFGQIGSLEDHYHFHHSRVVRRAAYSLKGPHSFIHMDPEVAWAEQQVVKPRVKRYVQSDPSFIHFNDPKWSNMWYIHCNDKSSRCRSEMNILAAWQRGYTGKNVVVTILDDGIERNHPDLAQNYDHLASYDVNGNDHDPTPRYDSRNENIHGTRCAGQVAAVANNSHCAVGIAYNVRIGGIRMLDGDVTDLVEAMSLGIRPDYIDIYSASWGPKDDGKTVDGPGPLTKQAFEQGINKGRKGLGSIFVWASGNGGRQGDHCSCDGYTSSIYTISISSTTENGNKPWYLEVCSSIIATTYSSGEFNERKIVTTDLRHRCTDGHTGTSVSAPIVAGIIALALEANLLLTWRDVQHLLVKTSRPVHLKADDWKTNAAGFRVSHLYGFGLVDAEAMVLEAMKWRTVPAQHTCSHTPERRTRHIHAGQHLNCSISTSGCSEEPEQHVAYLEHVVVKVLIVHPRRGDLEINLISPSGTRSQLLANRLFDSSNEGFRNWEFMTVHFWGERAEGTWTLEIVDSLSKLRNPEVLGNLKEWTLVLHGTSQNPYQPSSAQHSGSRMVEIPALEEILEEPELEEEDEYDGPCHSECGDQGCDGPDSDHCLNCVHFSSGSLKSGR